One Ricinus communis isolate WT05 ecotype wild-type chromosome 1, ASM1957865v1, whole genome shotgun sequence DNA window includes the following coding sequences:
- the LOC125369916 gene encoding uncharacterized protein LOC125369916, with product MAPRELQELKKQLEDLLEKGVQPDPSKVKAIQEWESPRNISEVRSFLGLAGYYRRFMKNFSILAKPLTNLLKKQVTFQWNDKCQASFEELKNRLITAPILTLPIQGGEYVVYTDASLNGLGCVLMQNGRVIAYASRQLKPHERNYPTHDLELAAIIHALKTWRHYLYGETFRIFTDHKSLKYIPTQKELNLRQRRWMELLKDYDCTIDYHPGKANVAADALSRKTLERVAGMISYQMSSLISLRAMDMHFSIKNGVLLTTMKTSPQILDEIKHAQGSDAYLKKLQKKVQDGKTSELIERDDGMWVMKTRFTSHFWKSLQVAMGTKLHFSTAFHPQTDGQSERTIQTFEDMLRACALEYSGNWDEQVPLMEFAYNNSFHSSIGMPPYEALYGRKCRSPICWDVEGLRQLEGPEIIQETETRYKLLYQGRTR from the exons ATGGCACCGCGTGAATTACAGGAATTGAAAAAGCAACTTGAGGATTTATTGGAGAAAG GTGTTCAACCGGACCCATCTAAGGTGAAGGCTATTCAGGAGTGGGAATCACCAAGAAATATTTCAGAAGTTCGTAGTTTTCTAGGATTGGCTGGGTACTATAGAAGATTCATGAAGAACTTCTCCATTTTAGCAAAGCCATTGACTAATCTGTTAAAGAAACAAGTGACTTTTCAGTGGAATGATAAATGTCAAGCTAGTTTTGAGGAGttgaaaaatagattgatTACAGCACCTATACTTACATTACCTATACAAGGAGGGGAATATGTAGTCTATACAGATGCTTCACTTAATGGTTTGGGTTGTGTATTGATGCAGAATGGAAGGGTTATTGCTTATGCTTCTAGACAACTTAAACCTCATGAACGaaattatcctacacatgattTAGAATTGGCTGCAATTATACATGCTTTGAAAACTTGGAGACATTATCTTTATGGAGAGACATTTCGGATATTCACTGACCACAAAAGCTTAAAGTACATACCTACACAGAAAGAGTTGAACCTCAGGCAACGAAGATGGATGGAATTattgaaggattatgattgtacCATTGATTATCACCcaggaaaagcaaatgttgcGGCAGATGCACTTAGTAGGAAGACTTTGGAAAGGGTTGCAGGTATGATTTCATATCAGATGAGTTCCTTAATTTCGCTAAGAGCTATGGATATGcatttttctataaagaatGGGGTATTATTGACTACAATGAAGACTAGTCCCCAGATACTAGATGAGATCAAACATGCACAAGGTAGTGATGCATACTTAAAGAAGTTACAGAAGAAGGTGCAAGATGGTAAGACAAGTGAACTAATCGAGCGAGATGATGGAATGTGGGTTATGAAAACCAGG TTTACATCTCATTTCTGGAAGAGCTTACAAGTGGCAATGGGAACTAAATTGCATTTCAGTACtgcttttcatcctcaaacagatgggcAATCTGAGAGAACTATTCAAACTTTTGAAGACATGTTACGGGCTTGTGCATTAGAGTATAGCGGAAATTGGGATGAACAGGTACCACTtatggaatttgcttataataatagttttcattctagtattgGTATGCCACCATACGAGGCATTATATGGGAGAAAATGTAGAAGCCCTATATGTTGGGATGTAGAAGGGTTGAGACAATTGGAAGGTCCcgaaattattcaagaaacaGAGACAAGATACAAGTTGCTGTATCAAGGCCGCACAAGATAG